A stretch of DNA from Schistocerca americana isolate TAMUIC-IGC-003095 chromosome 3, iqSchAmer2.1, whole genome shotgun sequence:
CTACTCCTACGTGGACGCCCACGGCATCGTGCAGAGCGCCCACTACGTGTCCGACCCCGTCAACGGCTTCCGCGTCGCCGCCACTAACCTCCCGGTCGGTCCCGCCGCTCCCGCCCCCGCCGTCGTGGCAGCCGCCCCCGCCCCTGCCGTCGCCGTGGCCGCCGCGCCCGCCGTCGTCGCCGACACCCCCGAAGTCGCCGCCGCCAAGGCCGCCCACTTCAACGCCCACCTGGCCGCCAAGGCCGCCGTCCTCGGCCGCAAGAAGCGCAGCCCCGGCTTCCTGAGcgcagccgcccccgccgccgtgcTGTCCACCCCCGCCGCCACCGCCCTCGCCGCCCCAgtggcctacgccgcccccgccgtggCCGTCGCTCCCGCCCGCAGCTTCGCCTACTCCGCCGTCGCCGCTCACGGTGCGCAGGTGGTCCCCGCCGGTCCCGTGGCCGCctacgccgccgccgcccccgtcgtGGCCGCCGCCCCTGCGGCGCACGTggtcgccgccgcccccgccgccgtcgCCTACTCCGCTCCCGCGCCTGTCGCCTACTCCGCACCCGCCGCCGCGGCCGTCCTGCCAGTGGCCGCCTCCAGCCAGTACCGCGTCCAGGACGAACTCGGCCAGTACACCTACGGCTACGCCGACGGAAACTCCGCCAAGACTGAGAGCCGCGCTGCTGACGGCTCCACTGTCGGCGGCTACTCCTACGTAGACGGCAACGGCCTGGTGCAGAGTGTCAAGTACCACGCCGATAGCCTGGGCTTCAGGGTCGCCGCCACCAACCTGCCCGTCGGACCTGCCTAAGTTGAACATCACATCTGCTCCCTCCCTGGAAATGTTTaccacatgcatacacacacacacacacgtaacataTACCTGTATGGCAAGCACAAATGTCGGGATGGATACCTGTTGCTACACTGCTGCTTCCTAGTCTCAGCACGTGATGGGACGCACCTTGTAACACAGGTTGCTTCCACTTTCGGACACAGACAGGCCTTGGCGCCGGATGACGACTGAGCGAGTGCCCCTGCTGGGCTGGAGCCGTCCTCAGCCCCCCCTGCTGAGGGCGGGTAGTGCCAGAGCAGAGTCCACTGTCCACTCTTCCTCCACTCGTACCTATCTTCCCTTAATTTAATGTATAGAACACTGTAAATCTTCATTTGTGTAAATATgcaataatatattattattggtaCATATTTGCACTGAAAATACTGTCTGTTTTATactatgtgaaataaatgtttttagaATCAACCTTTTGCTTTGTTTTCTTGATCCTCTATAATACACAGCATCACATCAAATCATCTTAAAATCGTatgcctttctttctttcgcttacgccatagtcccgcaacgatcgcagggtcggcgtggtacaacagatttggcagtgttagtattaggggtggccggatgcccttcctgccgccaccccgtaccccccaggatggaatcagagtaccccaactgtctgcgtcgagtgtaaatcgtgaaagagtgcggacgtgtttcaaatgtctgcgacgcgtgtaactgaggcgcaacgtggggaccagcccggtattcacctagcgggatgtggaaaagcgcctaaaaaccacagccaggctggccggcacaccggccctcgtcgttaatccgtcaggcggattcgatccggggcccgcGCGCCTAGCCGAGTCCAGGAACAGCGCGTTAGCGCGTTCGGCAACCCTGGTGGGTCTTAAAGTCGTATGCCTAACCTAGCATAaaagaacattttttttgcaaaacagttgatgcagtttattaaaagtttttGATGTTTTATTCACAAACTAGGTTGGAACAGGCCTTGCCATTATTTGGTAGAATCTCCTTACAATATATAAACAAGAACACACAATATTTACTAAGAGAAAGGAGAAAAGACATAATGCAATACGAAAATCATTAAAGCCACTGAGCatttacttttaaattatttgTGATGAATACTACATTACAATTTAGAAAAGGAACGCCTGtataaatttcctttattttcgTCTGTGATTACAAaacttttggttcaaaaatggttcaaatggctctaagcacaatgcgacttaacatctgaggtcaccagtcccctagacttagaactacttaaacctaactaacctaaggacatcacacacatccatgtccgaggcaggattcgaacctgcgaccgtagcagccgtggggttccggactgaagcgcctagaacctctcggaaaAAGTATAAGGACTTTCTGGATCAGTCTTATTCGCAGTTGTGTCGTAGTCTGTGTAATCCGGATGACTTACCACTGTCCTAATAAGTGCAAGTATGATTAACAAATGGATATGTATTACATATCAAAACAAGCACATTTACATTGAGTCATAAATGTGTACCATGCATATGGCGTGCCTTTGTCTTATTGGAGGGCAGCAGGTTTAGGgctctacacttttttttttttttttttttttacaggcgaCGCATTGGATCTCGAATTGTCATTGTACAGGTTGGCTATAATTAAACTCCTGCTGCTTGACCCAGAGTAGATGGGTACGGCGAATTAGGAAtgaaacacaaacatcagtgtGAATTACTTCTGGAGGTAGCCGACATCTATAAGGAGCAAGAGTGATGCAGCTCTTCGCGAGAATCGAGGATTAGGAAAAGGTCCTATACCCACAATGGGGTTGAGTAACATAATTCGGAAGTTCGAATGAACTGGTGACTTTGGAATTGCTCCAACAAGTGGCCGATGGCCAATtctgccacaaattgttgaagaagttactgttgccatggctgagagtgCTGACGCAATGTGCAATTTTCAAGCAGTACAcaagctagaatgagattttcactctgcagcggagtgtgcgctgatatgaaacatcctggcggattataactgtgtgccggaccgagactcgcactcaggacctttgcctttcgcgggtaagtgcgaaaggcaaaggtcccgagttcgagtctcggtccggctcccagttttaatcttccagggagtTTCAGTACACAAGCTGTGTCACTACTGCTGTTCCGTGGTGCACCGTTTTTCAGGCAGCATTAGTGCAATCTCTGTGCGCCCCCGGTAGtttagtggtcagcgcgacagttcccggttgggtcggagatttttatccgctcagggactgggtgttgtgttgccctgctcaccatcatttcatccccatcgacgagcaagtcgccgaagtggcctcacatcgaaagacttgcacccggctaacggtctacccgacgggtggccctagtcacatgacatttatatttttttagtgcaatctctagtgcggttccaggctgtcgtggatgcagatggtcgtgacactgagcaacgtttgcaaCGTGAAACGTAAACACAGTAAgcggttaaggggctccggaaagcctcaaaatcattaaaagttcaatttttactttttttgcgttttctgaatctgcagacttttaccttttaatagatatataatttattcaattccgaagactacaactgtttttaaattttttttgaaatgtgttctacatgggcgtgacccactgtggcgctgttaaactgctgtcaaatggtgttattattaacgtccgtgttcatcaggtacattttagtgatgtgagataaagtatgtgttgtggctaacctgtgattgttcaatatatatatcgctggtgtgattgtcgattgtttcatgtttatttactctgtcgttatctcgaaaataatcgtaattaattctgtttcttgagtctctgttttgttgaagtataataatgagtaaaagtaaagttattagaaatcctctgaaggcttttaagaaaaggagaaatgttggaaagccaaaggtatgtgttattactgtaaacaataaagacgataaccaagtgagtgaacctaacctctcaagtacacctgcccatagcagtcaaagtgggaaagaaaatacttcacagaagaagcttggttcaatgagtgaaaactatgaatgttttatgggcgaatcggatgtgaatgaaatatttgatatgtcggttctcaaaggaattttttcaaactgtgtaagatgtattcattgtagtgaagttggtctggaactctccataataaagcacgtaggacttgctagtgaaatacaactgaaatgtgataagtgttcatacatgaccaccttttggaacagtgttgcagtaactgcaactgaagaaaatggtagcaaaatctacgaacacaacaacgagcgatgcttgccttagacaaggaacgccttcgggctgcagacagggctgtaaagagtctagaaatacaagcaagagtaaagaggaggaggaacaagaggaagctggaggaggagtttgcagaggatgaagataatccatcctatggacctggaatgcactaaaaagttaatccaatctttgtcgctcgattcccaaaacttttattttctcatactaattacatgtttcctAAGGATCTTCCAACCATATTTGtttaaaactttcagtaaatgctacacagtaccttctgcataatttaacacagcctttttccaaaaaactgtatatttttgaatatacaaataaaaaattgcaaaaaaatgttgtgaattttcattacaattgaaaaaaaatcatctttaataactgaactaaaattttgtaaaatccctgtgttaagttgtagcccatattccaataaataatctgtaaaaagttcaatttcctacctcaaatactttgtgaggaaagatgtaatttataagcgttattttaacattgcaagtatagggcgttccggagcctgtTAATAAACGTTACCCTCTcgcgtggaaattaaaatgtgtttttttctaTGCTTTTTTCGTTATTTTTCTTCGGCGTGTCCTCACAAATATTTcctcaaagtttcattgtcctacgttGACTCACTTTTCATGgggaccctctcaagtagcgaacgtTTCACTAAAACCAGCCTGTATGCGGGTTGTAGCATTACAGTCGGTACATCAGCTACATTCTCTTCATGTGATACTACAATCTTCGTGTACGTTTTTTAAGAAGAGGAAACGTGTTGAAACATTGTCAATAAATTTTTACATGCTTCAAATTAAATCCCTTATAAAGATCATATGTGACACAATCTTAAACAATTGTTTGGGCTGTAAAAACTGTTAACCATGTGTCTTATAAAAACTAATGAAGAAATTTTAGAATCTGATACGATAGGGAGCTGCTTGGGTCGTAGAAAGGTACTGCGATCATAAAATAAAGTATACTAGAACACTAGttgattaaaaaattaaaacttttccaaTGAAAAAGTACGCAGTTAAATACAACACTTGGAATGCATGAGAGTAAGATGATAAGTAGAAAACAACTACGGTCACACCACGATGGAGGACCAAGATGAAATAATCAAGTAATTCAAGTATTAAGCAGTTGCGAACAAATTATTAATCACCCTACGGCGTTGCTCATTAACAGATAGTCCAAGAACATCAGCTAACTATATTTAGCAATAGCACTAACGGCTTAAGGCCCAATAACAAACGTCTTCCACAATTAAGACAAAACACATttgtgccatttctctggcgctTTGCGTGTCCGGCACTGTCGATAGCCACTTGTACttctgtttccgtctggttcggcctgcgcaggcgctgaggcggctgctgccctctggagcgtttctcgccggggggggggggggggggggggggcgctcgcctcggcagttggattcgcaccgagctggtggtattttgccttccgccccggcgcggaggtgtggtctcgttggCGGGTCTCGTTCATTTGGCCGTTGGGCGGTGTGGCGTGTTGGTGACGTgctgtagtggacaactgatggatccccgcacgcgatcgctcgaggttctccgcctctgaaaagggtgccacgatatcgcttgggtttccgcacccaggagttgtaaggacagcagggcaggctttctgtgtgtttgctctgtccggtctgcgtggcggggttcgtttcaccttacttcagctgttgtttatattttctgcgtgattccgTTTTAGCCGGAGTCTgggtgtcgagttttctgctggtgtgtacccggtcgtcgcccCTGCTTTCCCACCCGGGAggcagccgtatctgttggtgggaattatgtGGCAGCGTGTTTTGCGCGCCCcgattctgagttgaaattactgtggtcaggctgtctcggttgctggagtgtgtgttattggttttctggcttgctggggactgcgTGCGCAGCGATGTGGCAGCAgtttgatatttttatgtgtgcttgttaagtttCTAGCAATCGCTTTTGCTTTTAGTcttgtgcttacttatttttatttaaatttgtgggCATCGTCATTTGGCTGTtcttttatctttatttatttgtagtttcagttaagcctaagacgatgtccaaggtgctagcaattgattttagcctcgtgtgtacttaatcctatttaaattcttgggcattggcatttgcttgttcttttactcttatttatttgttgtgccagttagccctaagatgatgtcagaccttggtatctgtcaaccttattttggctactagcgctcaggtgcaatattgccggacctatcccggatttgtcattaattgagagccttttatactgtatttttagtagtaggtttggcaagtgcacttgcaTATGGTATTTATtgtgtttcctcccccccccccctcccctccccccttcttcctccttcgtgtaaacAGATTTTGGCaagattgctaggtggcctgtgttattacctatgtaagtttgcccgctgctgtagtcgtaacatgttttgaccgtcaagcggcccatgttggcgagagtttgaatgtgttttgcgctgttgatgttgggctttgccgtacatatatttagtcatgtacgtgttgttgtgttaaggattTTAGGGCACTTTTAATTGAGATACCTgttggaaattttatcactcttttaaagaaggtataggaaggagtaacttcaactgaaaatttagttgtaaattatacatttgtgcttcacatttaaaaatttaactgtattaggtgaaagtatgtagtttaatgtacaatgcacaatgattatttgttaatgtatcaaattgtagACAGTTTTGAAGTTTCTCTGTTTACCTTTGGTTTATAACATTtttattgtaagcagcttgatttgtttgtgtcactgtaatttgtaagccacagtgtaatttagtacaattaattaattgttttggggaaatacACCTTGAATTGTATctccccttttcattaaccgaatcccatccaaatcaTCCGCTCAACATTGTTCGAAAAAGACTAATACATCGTTTTAGACTGAATCTGGCGTCCAGTCGatggtacagatggcgaatactgtcctgggatacatctGCTCGACCTCTTCACTTAGTTCTTTaaaagttgttggttgatgagCTGCACGAGTAGCTTCTCGTCCCGTAAGATCGCACACGTGTTCGATTAGCGAAAAGTCTAGATCGTGCTGgtcaggaaagttgctgcacgtcttttaGAGCCGATTgaatttcacaggcagtgtgtggacgaacattatcctgttgtaaaGACAAATCACCTTCGTGTTGCAGAACAGCAAACGAACGAGAGTCACAGCATTCTGCACGTACCAAGCGCTGGTTATCGGCCCCTCcacaaacaccaaaggtgaacaagagttgtagcttatcgtacCCCAGACCTTAAGGCCTGGGGTGTGGCCAGTATGTCTTGGACGAGTGC
This window harbors:
- the LOC124605602 gene encoding cuticle protein 19.8-like translates to MNALVVLSLAVAAALAEPRPGYLGATTYAAGLGIHAAPLTLPAASVLAPAVSSQFHAQDELGQYHYGYSGGPSAKEEIRTADGSVAGAYSYVDAHGIVQSAHYVSDPVNGFRVAATNLPVGPAAPAPAVVAAAPAPAVAVAAAPAVVADTPEVAAAKAAHFNAHLAAKAAVLGRKKRSPGFLSAAAPAAVLSTPAATALAAPVAYAAPAVAVAPARSFAYSAVAAHGAQVVPAGPVAAYAAAAPVVAAAPAAHVVAAAPAAVAYSAPAPVAYSAPAAAAVLPVAASSQYRVQDELGQYTYGYADGNSAKTESRAADGSTVGGYSYVDGNGLVQSVKYHADSLGFRVAATNLPVGPA